One Devosia lacusdianchii genomic window carries:
- a CDS encoding biotin/lipoyl-containing protein: MLAGDRFDLVVEYLAVNRRWQVSRTDKNQPALSAMVTWSETMRLATLTWADRPGRRFVLKVEKTASGYRIRHGGADFKVMVLQPHVADLLPLMPVKVPPDMSRFLLCPMPGQVVRVDVVEGEIVEDGQVLAVVEAMKMENVLKAQKRARVSKVHVSAGAVLAVDQVMVEFEAV; encoded by the coding sequence GTGCTGGCCGGTGATCGCTTCGATCTTGTTGTCGAGTATTTAGCCGTGAATCGCCGATGGCAGGTCAGTCGCACTGACAAGAACCAGCCTGCACTCTCAGCGATGGTCACCTGGAGCGAAACGATGCGACTGGCCACGCTCACGTGGGCGGATAGGCCGGGCCGTAGATTTGTTCTCAAGGTCGAAAAGACGGCCAGCGGATACCGAATCAGGCATGGCGGTGCAGATTTCAAAGTGATGGTACTGCAGCCGCATGTCGCTGACCTGCTGCCGCTGATGCCGGTCAAGGTGCCGCCGGACATGAGCCGGTTCCTGCTGTGCCCGATGCCGGGGCAGGTGGTGCGGGTGGACGTGGTTGAGGGCGAGATCGTCGAGGACGGGCAGGTGCTGGCCGTGGTCGAGGCGATGAAGATGGAAAACGTGCTCAAGGCGCAGAAGCGGGCGCGGGTGAGCAAGGTGCATGTGTCGGCCGGTGCCGTGCTGGCGGTGGACCAGGTCATGGTCGAGTTCGAGGCGGTGTGA
- a CDS encoding acyl-CoA carboxylase subunit beta has protein sequence MQKIISMLEEKRAQARLGGGQRRIDTQHGKGKLTARERLDVLLDPGSFEEYDMFVTHRAVDFGMAETIIPGDGVVTGWGTIEGRLVYVFSQDFTVFGGSLSETHAKKICKIMDLALQNGAPVIGLNDSGGARIQEGVASLGGYADVFWRNVQASGAVPQISVIMGPCAGGAVYSPAMTDFIYMVKDTSYMFVTGPDVVKTVTNETVTQEELGGASTHTKISSVADAAFDNDIETLLEVRRLFGFLPLAAGQKPPRLPSHDPIDRGDASLDTIIPDSANKPYDMREVIEKVADEGDFLEIQKDHAGNILCGFIRLDGHPVGVVANQPLVLAGCLDINASKKAARFIRFCDSFEIPILTFVDVPGFLPGVAQEYGGIIKHGAKLLFAYAEATVPLVTVITRKAYGGAYDVMASKHIKADVNYAWPSAEIAVMGAKGATEILYRSELGDKDKIAQRTADYEARFANPFVAAERGFIDDVIMPHGTRRRVIRAFSTLRHKQHAMPKKKHDNIPL, from the coding sequence ATGCAGAAAATCATCAGCATGCTGGAAGAAAAGCGCGCGCAAGCTCGGCTTGGCGGCGGGCAGCGGCGCATCGATACCCAGCATGGCAAGGGCAAGCTCACCGCGCGCGAACGTCTCGATGTGCTGCTCGATCCGGGCAGCTTTGAAGAATACGACATGTTCGTCACCCACCGGGCGGTGGATTTCGGCATGGCCGAGACCATTATTCCCGGCGACGGCGTCGTTACCGGTTGGGGCACGATCGAGGGACGGCTGGTCTATGTATTCAGCCAGGATTTCACGGTCTTCGGCGGCTCGCTCAGCGAGACCCACGCCAAAAAAATATGCAAAATCATGGACCTGGCGCTGCAGAACGGTGCGCCTGTCATCGGCCTCAATGATTCCGGCGGCGCGCGCATCCAAGAGGGTGTAGCCTCGCTGGGCGGCTATGCCGACGTATTCTGGCGCAATGTGCAGGCGTCCGGCGCGGTGCCGCAGATCTCGGTCATCATGGGCCCCTGCGCCGGTGGCGCGGTCTATTCCCCCGCCATGACCGACTTCATCTACATGGTCAAAGACACCAGCTACATGTTCGTGACCGGACCTGACGTCGTGAAAACCGTTACGAATGAGACGGTTACGCAGGAAGAACTCGGCGGCGCCTCGACCCACACCAAGATTTCCTCGGTGGCCGACGCCGCCTTCGACAACGATATCGAGACCCTGCTCGAAGTCCGGCGCCTGTTCGGCTTCCTGCCCCTCGCCGCCGGTCAGAAGCCGCCGCGCCTGCCCAGCCACGATCCGATCGACCGCGGCGATGCCAGCCTCGACACCATCATCCCCGACAGCGCCAACAAGCCCTATGACATGCGCGAGGTGATCGAGAAGGTCGCCGACGAGGGTGACTTCCTCGAAATCCAGAAGGATCACGCCGGCAATATCCTATGTGGCTTCATCCGTCTTGACGGTCATCCCGTCGGCGTCGTCGCCAACCAGCCTTTGGTGCTGGCCGGGTGCCTCGATATCAACGCCTCCAAGAAAGCCGCTCGCTTCATCCGCTTCTGCGACAGCTTTGAAATCCCCATCCTGACCTTTGTCGACGTGCCCGGCTTCCTGCCTGGCGTGGCGCAGGAATATGGCGGCATCATCAAGCATGGCGCGAAGCTCCTCTTCGCCTATGCGGAAGCCACCGTGCCGCTGGTCACCGTCATCACCCGCAAAGCCTATGGCGGCGCCTACGACGTGATGGCGAGCAAACACATCAAGGCCGACGTGAACTACGCTTGGCCCTCCGCCGAAATCGCCGTGATGGGCGCCAAGGGCGCAACGGAAATCCTCTATCGCTCGGAACTGGGTGACAAGGACAAGATCGCCCAGCGCACGGCGGACTACGAGGCACGGTTCGCCAACCCATTCGTGGCAGCCGAACGCGGCTTCATCGACGACGTGATCATGCCGCACGGCACGCGACGGCGGGTGATCCGGGCGTTCTCGACGCTGCGGCACAAGCAGCACGCCATGCCCAAGAAGAAGCACGACAACATTCCGCTGTGA
- a CDS encoding helix-turn-helix domain-containing protein — protein MAARKIFAGARLRALRNQHKLTQGELAARLDISASYVNQLESNQRPLTASVMLALADGFNLDLSELMTDASDRLVADLREALADPVFGEGVLNLQELKTVASNAPDMARAMLQLYESYRKSNERLASVDAVLTRDPQAGMQTAYEEVRDFFHYADNYIDPLDRAAEALAGELGEFGQDRLARLIAYCGEAHDLRVVLTAPTRPDLIKDYDRSTRTLAINARLEPATQFFQIAGHLAGMEQTTLLGQLLDAASFKTAEARSIARMGLSNYFAGALQMPYGAFLKAAEAHRYDIEELGHLFGASLEQVAHRLSTMQRPRERGVPFFFARVDAAGTITKRHSATALQFARFGGACPLWNVHRAFEARGEIIRQLAETPDGNRYLCLAWSVEKRSGGYHGTTRRYAYALGCEISHANRTVYGNDIDVARASFNPIGISCRICERRACPQRSVPPLAATISVPADRRSIVPYEIG, from the coding sequence ATGGCGGCGCGCAAGATCTTTGCCGGTGCCCGTTTGCGGGCGCTGCGCAACCAGCACAAGCTGACCCAGGGCGAGCTGGCGGCGCGGCTTGATATTTCCGCCTCTTACGTCAACCAGCTCGAATCCAACCAGCGGCCACTGACCGCCTCGGTGATGCTGGCGCTGGCCGATGGCTTCAACCTCGACCTCAGCGAGTTGATGACCGATGCCTCCGACCGGCTGGTGGCTGATCTGCGCGAGGCGTTGGCCGACCCGGTCTTCGGCGAAGGGGTGCTCAACCTGCAGGAGCTCAAGACCGTGGCGTCCAACGCGCCTGACATGGCGCGGGCCATGCTGCAGCTCTACGAGAGCTACCGCAAAAGCAATGAGCGGCTGGCCAGCGTCGATGCCGTGCTGACGCGCGATCCGCAGGCGGGCATGCAGACGGCCTATGAGGAAGTGCGCGACTTCTTCCACTATGCCGACAACTATATCGATCCGCTCGATCGCGCGGCCGAGGCCCTGGCGGGCGAGCTGGGGGAGTTCGGTCAGGATCGGCTGGCGCGGTTGATCGCCTATTGCGGCGAGGCGCATGACCTGCGGGTGGTGCTGACCGCGCCGACGCGACCTGATCTCATCAAGGATTACGACCGCTCGACACGGACGCTCGCCATCAATGCGCGGCTGGAGCCGGCGACGCAATTTTTCCAGATCGCCGGGCATCTGGCCGGCATGGAACAGACAACGCTGCTGGGACAGCTTCTAGACGCGGCCAGTTTCAAGACCGCCGAGGCTCGCTCGATCGCGCGCATGGGGCTGAGCAATTATTTCGCTGGCGCGCTGCAAATGCCCTACGGCGCCTTTCTCAAGGCGGCAGAGGCGCATCGCTATGATATCGAGGAGCTTGGGCACCTGTTCGGCGCCAGTCTCGAACAGGTCGCCCATCGCCTCTCCACCATGCAGCGGCCGCGGGAGCGCGGCGTGCCGTTCTTTTTCGCACGGGTGGATGCGGCAGGGACAATTACCAAGCGGCACTCGGCGACGGCATTGCAATTTGCCCGCTTCGGCGGCGCCTGCCCGCTGTGGAACGTGCACCGGGCCTTCGAAGCGCGGGGCGAGATTATCCGGCAACTGGCCGAGACGCCTGACGGCAATCGCTATTTGTGCCTGGCCTGGTCGGTCGAGAAGCGCAGCGGCGGCTATCACGGCACAACGCGGCGCTATGCCTATGCCCTGGGTTGCGAAATCAGCCACGCCAACCGCACGGTTTATGGCAACGATATCGACGTCGCCCGCGCCAGCTTCAACCCTATCGGCATCTCTTGCCGCATCTGCGAGCGCCGGGCCTGCCCGCAACGCTCGGTGCCGCCGCTAGCAGCAACGATCAGCGTCCCTGCCGATCGGCGCTCCATTGTGCCCTACGAAATAGGTTAG
- a CDS encoding YiaA/YiaB family inner membrane protein: protein MNDNTNSTYVVFNAASVIAAVALLCISLWLAPVDLSTKGYWGMGVLWLGGSLVNLVKYRMDDRQAREALTRLENAKNEKLIKDYVVGAA from the coding sequence ATGAACGACAATACCAACAGCACTTACGTCGTCTTCAACGCCGCTTCCGTCATCGCCGCCGTCGCCCTGCTCTGCATCTCGCTGTGGCTGGCGCCGGTCGACCTCTCGACCAAGGGCTATTGGGGCATGGGTGTGCTCTGGCTCGGCGGCAGCCTGGTCAACCTGGTCAAGTACCGCATGGACGACCGGCAGGCCCGCGAGGCGCTGACCCGCCTTGAAAATGCCAAGAACGAAAAGCTCATCAAGGACTATGTCGTCGGCGCTGCCTGA
- a CDS encoding PspA/IM30 family protein gives MFNVLKTLMTGASARADEALTDHFAIDLIEQKVREAHAGLGGAKNTLASLIIRQRNEERHVARLDQEIGDLERRTSLALADGQDELAAEAAAAIAELTNERAVRQATCAQLVQRVVRTQASVAKANRRLIDLRQGMISARAIDAERRAQRSLNRSIGNSTAMQDAEALIKRVMNQDDPLEESDVLDEIDAGLNGASVRDRLAQAGYGDRTRVTGGDILARLKAAQAPKTNE, from the coding sequence ATGTTTAACGTACTCAAGACCCTGATGACCGGCGCCAGCGCCCGGGCCGATGAGGCGCTGACCGACCACTTCGCCATCGACCTCATCGAGCAGAAGGTCCGCGAGGCCCATGCAGGTCTCGGCGGCGCCAAGAATACGCTGGCGAGCCTCATCATCCGCCAGCGCAACGAAGAGCGGCACGTCGCCCGCCTCGACCAGGAAATCGGCGATCTCGAACGCCGCACCAGCCTGGCCCTTGCCGATGGGCAGGACGAACTGGCGGCGGAAGCTGCCGCCGCCATCGCCGAATTGACCAATGAGCGCGCCGTTCGCCAGGCCACCTGTGCCCAATTGGTTCAGCGCGTCGTGCGCACCCAGGCCTCCGTCGCCAAGGCCAATCGCCGGCTGATCGATCTGCGCCAGGGCATGATCAGCGCCCGGGCCATCGATGCCGAGCGCCGCGCCCAGCGCAGCCTCAATCGCTCGATCGGCAACAGCACCGCCATGCAGGATGCCGAGGCGCTGATCAAGCGGGTGATGAACCAGGACGATCCGCTCGAAGAGAGCGACGTGCTCGACGAAATCGACGCCGGCCTCAACGGCGCCTCGGTCCGCGACCGGCTGGCCCAGGCCGGCTATGGCGACCGCACCCGCGTCACCGGCGGCGACATCCTCGCCCGCCTCAAGGCCGCCCAAGCGCCCAAGACCAACGAATAG
- a CDS encoding TetR/AcrR family transcriptional regulator, whose protein sequence is MARRADHSREELVELVIEAARQMIATQGVDKLSARALSAAIGYTPGTLYNHFKDLDDIVTAVNGGTLKALGEAFAAAERSDDPRRMLHSYADAFLGFLRDNANLWNALFEFRRAEGVAVPQWYVDTISGLLRILAACFMQIRPTANPQQAAHAAQLVFASIHSVSSLQNSGRLALVMDRDIGVVVHDLIDIHIKAFAQG, encoded by the coding sequence ATGGCACGGCGCGCCGATCATTCGCGGGAAGAGCTGGTCGAACTGGTGATCGAGGCCGCCCGCCAGATGATCGCTACGCAGGGCGTCGACAAACTGTCGGCGCGCGCGTTGTCGGCTGCGATCGGCTATACGCCGGGCACGCTCTATAACCATTTCAAAGACCTCGACGACATCGTCACCGCGGTCAATGGCGGCACGCTCAAGGCACTCGGCGAGGCCTTTGCCGCAGCCGAACGCAGCGACGATCCGCGCCGGATGCTGCACAGTTACGCCGACGCCTTTCTCGGCTTCCTGCGTGACAATGCCAACCTCTGGAACGCGCTATTCGAATTCCGCCGCGCCGAAGGCGTGGCCGTGCCGCAATGGTATGTCGATACCATTTCCGGCCTGCTTCGCATCCTGGCCGCCTGCTTCATGCAGATCCGGCCCACCGCCAACCCGCAACAGGCCGCTCACGCGGCGCAACTGGTCTTCGCCAGTATTCACAGCGTCTCCTCGCTGCAGAATTCGGGCCGGCTGGCGCTGGTGATGGATCGCGATATCGGCGTCGTCGTCCATGACCTCATCGATATTCACATCAAGGCCTTTGCCCAGGGGTAA
- a CDS encoding gamma carbonic anhydrase family protein produces the protein MPLYALDGIAPDIHPDVGWIAPTAVLVGDIWVGAEVGIWFGVVARGDIEAIRIGARTNVQENCVLHTDTDYPLVIGENCTIGHGAIVHGCTIGDNTLIGMGATVLNGARIGRNCLIGAGALITENKVIPDNSMVLGAPGKVVREIDAEGVEKLRASADRYVRNAQRFAAGMVDVTARPTDFDPA, from the coding sequence ATGCCCCTTTACGCCCTCGATGGCATCGCCCCCGACATTCACCCCGATGTCGGCTGGATCGCCCCCACTGCCGTGCTGGTCGGCGACATCTGGGTCGGAGCCGAGGTCGGCATCTGGTTCGGCGTGGTGGCGCGCGGCGATATCGAAGCCATCCGCATCGGCGCCCGCACCAATGTGCAGGAGAACTGCGTCCTCCACACCGATACCGATTACCCGCTCGTCATCGGCGAAAATTGCACGATCGGCCACGGCGCCATCGTCCATGGCTGCACCATTGGCGACAATACCCTGATTGGCATGGGGGCCACAGTGCTCAACGGCGCCAGGATCGGCAGGAACTGTCTGATCGGCGCCGGCGCTTTGATCACCGAAAACAAAGTCATCCCCGACAATTCCATGGTGCTGGGCGCGCCGGGCAAGGTGGTGCGAGAGATCGATGCCGAGGGCGTCGAGAAACTGCGCGCCTCAGCCGACCGCTACGTGCGCAACGCGCAGCGCTTTGCCGCTGGCATGGTCGATGTCACCGCCCGCCCGACCGACTTCGATCCGGCCTGA